In Leifsonia sp. ZF2019, a genomic segment contains:
- a CDS encoding class I SAM-dependent methyltransferase — MADGTPDAGTGEGTAGDEYAERLRRLDGSWWRRTLNVQAPYRWNIRRLRLGRVLDVGCGLGRNLAHLGNNGVGVDHNAASIEIARARGLTAFTSDEFPSTEYAVPGAFDSMLAAHLVEHLDADFAVSLLTDYLRYIKPGGRVCFITPQEVGYRSDATHVSFVDFDGLARLSERIGVRPERHYSFPFPRAAGKVFQYNEFVMVSRIPSA; from the coding sequence ATGGCGGACGGGACGCCGGACGCAGGCACGGGCGAGGGCACGGCGGGCGACGAGTACGCCGAACGGCTCCGGCGGCTCGACGGATCGTGGTGGAGGCGCACGCTGAACGTGCAGGCGCCGTACCGCTGGAACATCCGCCGCCTGCGGCTCGGCCGGGTGCTGGACGTCGGCTGCGGACTGGGCCGCAACCTCGCGCACCTCGGCAACAACGGGGTCGGCGTCGACCACAACGCGGCGTCGATCGAGATCGCGCGGGCGCGCGGCCTGACGGCGTTCACCTCCGACGAGTTCCCGTCGACCGAGTACGCGGTGCCCGGCGCCTTCGACTCCATGCTCGCCGCGCATCTGGTCGAGCACCTCGACGCGGATTTCGCGGTCTCCCTGCTGACGGACTACCTCCGGTACATCAAGCCCGGCGGCCGGGTCTGCTTCATCACCCCGCAGGAGGTCGGCTACCGCAGCGACGCGACCCACGTCAGCTTCGTCGACTTCGACGGCCTGGCGCGGCTCAGCGAGAGGATCGGTGTGCGGCCGGAGCGCCACTACTCGTTCCCCTTCCCGCGCGCGGCGGGCAAGGTCTTCCAGTACAACGAATTCGTCATGGTCTCCCGGATCCCGTCGGCGTAG
- a CDS encoding G5 domain-containing protein, protein MTRRRLTTLGWPIAAAAAALAVVVGVSAYAAGGRAPAEVAESDASSFVSVPTASVPHTPQIEVTTVDVEVALPFASTTVDDPGLDAGVRSVTTEGRDGVTTRRYSVTLVDGAETSRTLVSETVTTPPVDQVTSVGTRQPAPAAEAAPPPQQQGTCDPNYSGACVPIDSDVDCAGGSGNGPSYVSGPVQVVGTDIYDLDRDGDGVGCE, encoded by the coding sequence GTGACGCGACGCAGGCTGACCACGCTGGGCTGGCCGATCGCCGCCGCCGCAGCCGCCCTGGCGGTCGTGGTCGGTGTGTCCGCCTACGCCGCGGGCGGGCGCGCTCCGGCAGAGGTCGCCGAGTCCGACGCCTCCTCATTCGTGTCGGTGCCGACCGCCTCGGTGCCGCACACGCCGCAGATCGAGGTGACCACCGTCGACGTGGAGGTCGCCCTCCCGTTCGCGTCGACGACCGTCGACGACCCCGGCCTCGATGCCGGCGTCCGCTCGGTCACGACGGAGGGGCGCGACGGCGTCACCACGCGCCGGTACAGCGTCACGCTGGTCGACGGGGCGGAGACGTCGCGCACCCTCGTCTCCGAGACCGTGACCACACCGCCCGTCGATCAGGTCACGAGTGTGGGCACGCGACAGCCGGCTCCGGCCGCAGAAGCCGCCCCGCCGCCGCAGCAGCAGGGGACCTGCGACCCGAACTACTCCGGAGCCTGCGTCCCGATCGACTCGGATGTCGACTGCGCCGGCGGCAGCGGCAACGGACCCTCCTACGTCAGCGGGCCGGTGCAGGTCGTCGGGACGGACATCTACGACCTGGACCGCGACGGCGACGGGGTCGGCTGCGAGTAG
- a CDS encoding alpha-hydroxy acid oxidase, producing MVTRQFPQPAELLELMKFKKPELDAKKRRLQGALTIEDLQRIAKRRTPKAAFDYTEGAAEGELSLARARQAFQDIEFHPSILKDVSVVDTSCEIWGGPSALPFGIAPTGFTRLMQTEGEVAGAGAAGAAGIPFTLSTLGTTSIEDVKAANPAGRNWFQLYVMRQREISYELVRRAAAAGFDTLFFTVDTPVAGARLRDKRNGFSIPPQLTLGTIVNAIPRPWWWYDFLTTPKLEFASLSSTGGTVGDLLDAAMDPSISFDDLKIIRDLFPGKIVVKGVQNVEDSAKLVDLGVDGIVLSNHGGRQLDRAPIPFHLLPKVVQEVGHHTEVAIDTGIMNGADIVAAYALGAKFTLIGRAYLYGLMAGGRAGVDRTIRILSDQIVRTMQLLEVSSLAELTPGHVTQLQRLVPVGATSSAAVR from the coding sequence ATGGTCACCCGCCAGTTCCCCCAGCCCGCCGAGCTCCTCGAGCTGATGAAGTTCAAGAAGCCGGAGCTCGACGCGAAGAAGCGCCGCCTGCAGGGCGCACTCACGATCGAGGACCTGCAGCGCATCGCCAAGCGCCGCACCCCGAAGGCCGCCTTCGACTACACCGAGGGCGCCGCGGAGGGCGAGCTCTCGCTGGCCCGCGCCCGTCAGGCGTTCCAGGACATCGAGTTCCACCCGTCGATCCTGAAGGACGTGTCGGTCGTCGACACCTCGTGCGAGATCTGGGGCGGCCCCTCCGCCCTCCCGTTCGGCATCGCACCGACCGGCTTCACGCGCCTGATGCAGACCGAGGGCGAGGTCGCGGGCGCCGGAGCCGCCGGAGCCGCAGGCATCCCGTTCACCCTCTCCACGCTCGGCACGACATCCATCGAGGACGTGAAGGCGGCCAATCCGGCCGGCCGCAACTGGTTCCAGCTCTACGTCATGCGCCAACGCGAGATCTCGTACGAGCTCGTGCGCCGCGCCGCCGCGGCCGGATTCGACACCCTGTTCTTCACCGTGGACACGCCGGTCGCCGGCGCTCGCCTGCGCGACAAGCGCAACGGCTTCTCGATCCCGCCGCAGCTCACGCTCGGCACGATCGTCAACGCCATCCCGCGCCCGTGGTGGTGGTACGACTTCCTCACGACGCCCAAGCTGGAGTTCGCGTCGCTGTCGTCGACCGGCGGCACCGTCGGCGACCTGCTCGACGCCGCGATGGACCCGTCGATCAGCTTCGACGACCTGAAGATCATCCGCGACCTGTTCCCGGGCAAGATCGTCGTCAAGGGCGTGCAGAACGTCGAGGACTCCGCCAAGCTGGTCGATCTCGGCGTCGACGGCATCGTGCTCTCGAACCACGGCGGCCGCCAGCTCGACCGCGCGCCCATCCCGTTCCACCTCCTGCCCAAGGTGGTGCAGGAGGTCGGCCACCACACCGAGGTCGCGATCGACACCGGCATCATGAACGGCGCCGACATCGTCGCCGCGTACGCGCTCGGCGCCAAGTTCACCCTCATCGGCCGCGCGTACCTGTACGGCCTGATGGCGGGAGGCCGCGCGGGCGTCGACCGCACCATCCGCATCCTGTCGGACCAGATCGTCCGCACCATGCAGCTGCTCGAGGTCTCGTCGCTCGCCGAGCTGACGCCGGGGCACGTCACCCAGCTGCAGCGCCTCGTGCCGGTCGGCGCGACCAGCTCCGCCGCCGTCCGCTGA